GACTTTTTGTTTTTGGAAAAGTCAGTGCGGGGAGGACGGCGCTTGGCCCCCTCCCCTGCCCTCCCGCGGGCGGGAGAGGGCGCGATGGCTTCCGGCCTGCGCCGGAACGAGGGGATTGGGTGTTTATTTTCCGGGGGGGATGCAGCATGAAGAAGGTCTGGTTTGTTGTTTTGGCTTGCCTGGTTTTCACGGGGGCCTCGCGGGCGCATGAGATTCGTTTCGAGGACGCTTATGGAACGGACGGGCAGCTCATTGCCGCCGACTACGGCAGCATCCCGGGGGTGCTCGACGTCAGTTACTACGATACGGATTCCTGGGACTTGAATCTTGCGTTCAGGTCTGGCGGCTTGAGCGGGCATGCCGGGGCCGTGCTGAGGCGGGAGGATTCGTCCGCCTTTTATGTGTTTCTGACGCCGCTGCCGGGCTACCGGGTCACGCTGAACTCTTTTTTCCTTGGCAGCCTGGGCGGCGTGGACCGCGCGACCAGCTATGTGGTGAATGACGATGCGACGCCGTGGCCGGTTGTCGATATTTCCTCCGGGCCGGTAACGGTCGGCGCCGGCGGGCTGCATGTCTTTGCCGGGCTGGCTTCCGCGGAGGAGATCGAGATCGGCGTCGGGCCGAACGCCTACGGCATCGGCATCAATTACATCAATTTCGATGTTTCCCCGGTGCCCGAGCCGGAGGGTTGGGCGTTGCTGTTGGCGGGCTTGCCGGCGATCGGGGCGGGGATTCGCCGGCGCAGGGTTGCGGCCCGCGGGTAAGGCCAAGGGCGGGAAAAGTCGGTGCGGGGAGGACGGCGGTTGGCCCTCTCCCCTGCCCTCCCGTGGGCGGAGAGGGGGCGCAGGTCGGAGTGACGCAGTGAGCCGGATCCGGCCTACGCCGTCCTGCGGCGCGCGGCTGTGCGTGTCGATGTTGGAAGCGCCGGAGGGCGCCTTCACCCAGACCGACCGCTTCACCGCCGAGCCGCAGGGCCAGTATCCGGCGCAATGGCACGCGCGCTACGCCTCGGCGGCGAAGAGCCGCGAGGCGCGCTTCGTGGCGCTGCTGGAGGTGGGCTGCGGCGGGGCGGAGGTGACGCTGCGGCGGGAGGGAGGCGGGATGAGTGTCGAAATCGCCGGGCGGCGCGTTTCTTTTGCGGGGGCGCGGGTGGAGGTCGGGAGATGAACGAATGGGGGCGTTTGAAGGCGAACTCCAACCGCGTCTTCAGGCTTGATTCGACTAATTATTATTCAACTGACAAAAAGTCGCGACTATTTTTCAAAATTGTTTAATATAGTCGTATGAGGCGTTATCTGCATGATCGTATCGCGGCCGATCTGGACCGCAAGATGGTGATCCTGACCGGGCCGCGGCAGGTCGGCAAGACCACCCTGGCGAGGCAAATCATGGCCAGCCGGACCCCCGCGCAGTACCTGAACTGGGACGTGGCCGAGGATCGGGCGGTGCTGCGGCGCGGG
The genomic region above belongs to Candidatus Hydrogenedentota bacterium and contains:
- a CDS encoding PEP-CTERM sorting domain-containing protein (PEP-CTERM proteins occur, often in large numbers, in the proteomes of bacteria that also encode an exosortase, a predicted intramembrane cysteine proteinase. The presence of a PEP-CTERM domain at a protein's C-terminus predicts cleavage within the sorting domain, followed by covalent anchoring to some some component of the (usually Gram-negative) cell surface. Many PEP-CTERM proteins exhibit an unusual sequence composition that includes large numbers of potential glycosylation sites. Expression of one such protein has been shown restore the ability of a bacterium to form floc, a type of biofilm.) translates to MKKVWFVVLACLVFTGASRAHEIRFEDAYGTDGQLIAADYGSIPGVLDVSYYDTDSWDLNLAFRSGGLSGHAGAVLRREDSSAFYVFLTPLPGYRVTLNSFFLGSLGGVDRATSYVVNDDATPWPVVDISSGPVTVGAGGLHVFAGLASAEEIEIGVGPNAYGIGINYINFDVSPVPEPEGWALLLAGLPAIGAGIRRRRVAARG